GCGCGGTCGATCGCCGCGTCCAGCCCCTCGACCGAGCGGGCGTCGGTGCGGGCCATGAGCAAGAAATCCGGGTCGCGGCGGGCGTCGACGGCGGCGCGCAGCCGCTTGGCCATCTCCTCGCGCGGCGTGATCGTCTTGCCGTCGAGGTGACCGCAGCGCTTGGGGTTGACCTGGTCCTCCAGGTGCAGGCCCGCGAGGCCCGCGTCTTCGAGCAGTTGCACCGTGCGGGCGGCGTTCATGGGTTCGCCGAATCCGGTGTCGGCGTCGATGAGGACCGGCAGATCGGTGACGCGGGTGGTCTGCGCCGCGCGTGCCGCGATCTCGACATTGGTGGTCAGGCCGATGTCAGGCAGACCGAGATCCGCGGCCATCACCGCGCCGGACAGGTAGACGGCGTCGAAGCCGGTGTCCTGGATGAGGCGGGCGGAGAGCGGGTTGATGGCGCCGGGCATGCGCAGCAGTCGTCCGGAGGCGAGCTGTTCGCGGAAGGAGCGGCGGCGCTCCTGCGGCGTCGTACGGGTGTGGAGCAGCATCAGAACAGGCCTTTCGGGAGCTGCGCGTCGTACGCGGCGACGGCTTCCAGGTCCACAGCCGGGAAGAGGCCGTCGAGATCCGCCGCACCGAGGTCGGTGAGGTGCTCGGCGGCGGACAGGAAGCGGTTCTGGTCGGCGTCGGTGACGATGCCCTCGGCCAGCGTGCGGAACTTGCGCTGGTAGGCGGGACGGTCGAAGGGGCGCGCACCGGCCGGGTGGGCGTCGGCGACACCGAGCTCGTCCTCGATCACGGTGCCGTCGGCGAGGGTGATCACCGCACGACCGCCGAAGGCGCGGCGCTGTGGGTCGGGATCGTGGTAGCGCCGGGTCCACTCCGGGTCCTCGACCGTGGTGATCTTCCGCCACAGTTCGACCGTCTCGGGACGGCGGGCGCGCTCGGGCGCGTAGGACCGCTCGTGATGCCAGGTTCCGTCCTCCAGGGCGACGGCGAAGATGTACGGCACCGAGTGGTCGAGGGTCTCGCGGCTGGCACGCGGGTCGTATTTCTGCGGATCGTTCGCGCCCGAGCCGATCACGTGGTGGGTGTGGTGGCTGGTGTGCAGCACGATCGAGCGCACCTGGTCGAGCGGTCCGGCCTTGTCGCGCAGGCGCCTGGCCAGGTCGATGATCGCCTGTGCCTGGTACTCGGCCGAGTGCTCCTTGGTGTACGTGTCCAGGATCGCGCGGCGCGGCTCGTCCCGCTCCGGGAGCAGGACGGTGTAGTCGGAGCCGGGGCCGTCCAGCATCCAGGCGAGGAAGCCGTCCTCGCCCTCGTAGATCGGCGACGGGGAGGACTCGCCGCGCATGGCCCGGTCGGCGGCCTCGATCGCGGCCTTGCCGGCGAAGGCCGGGGCGAACGCCTTCCAGCTGCTGATCTCGCCCTTGCGGGACTGGCGGGTCGCGGTCGTGGTGTGCACGGCCTGCTGAATCGCCTGGTGGACGGTTCCGGTGGGCAGCCGCAGCATGGCGCCGAGGCCGCCCGCGGTGGCGGCGCTGAGGTGGGCGACGTGGTCGATCCGGTGGGCGTGCAGGCAGATGCCCTTCACCAGGGCCACGTGGATCTCGTACGCGGCGACGATGCCGCGGAGCAGGTCGGCGCCGGTGCGTCCGGTGTGCTGGGCGACCGCGAGCAGCGGCGGGATGTTGTCGCCCGGGTGGGAGTAGTCGGCGGCCAGATAGGTGTCGTGGTGGTCGAGTTCGCGGACGGCGGTGCCGTTCGCCCAGGCCGCCCACTCGGGCGGGACACGGACGCGGCTGCCGAACACGGAGGCTCCCGGTGCGGTGGCGCGGTGGGCACTCGCCTGGGCGCGGGCGACCGCGACCGGGCGCCTGGTCACAGAGGCGACGGCGACCGAGGCGTTGTCGATCACACGGTTGACGGCCATGGCGACGCTGCTCGCGTCGAGTTCGTCGGTGGCGGTGGCGACGGCGGCCAGCTTCCAGGCCAGCTGGCCCTCGCGAGGCAGAGGGTCGGAGCTGGGGTGGACGCGGACTCGGTGCTCGATCACGTGACTCCTCACGGTGGGCGGCCGAAGCCTGCCCTGGTACGGAAACGCACGCCGCAACGGGCGACGGCGGGCACGGGGCGGATGCGGGGCGGATGCGGGGCGGGCAACGCCCCTGCCGATGCGGTGATCCTGCCCGCTCCACCGGCGCGGGACCACCGGCCGAAGCTGTGGAATCCGTACAGGTCACGACGGATGATCTGCGAATCCTGCGAAGAACGCGGATGCTAGATTCGCAGGAACGAGCCCGTCGCGGTGTTCGCAGGTACAGGAGGCGCGCCCATGCCCCGGCGTCCCGCCGAGCGCAAGATCTACGCCCATGCGAAGCTGCGCCGGCTGCGGCGTGAGGCAGGCATGAACCAGGTGGAGATGGCTCGTTCGCTCGGCATCTCGACGAGTTACGCCAATCAGATCGAGCAGAGTCAGCGCCCGCTGACAGCCTCCGTGCTGCGGCGCGTGGCGGATGTCTTCGGGGTCGCCCCGGAGTACTTCTCCGGGGCCGACGAGGATCGCCTGGCGACCGACTTGCGGACCGCGCTGGCCGACGAGGCGTGCGGCGCCCAGCCCCCACCGGTGGAAGAGATCGCCGAGGCGGTCCGTGACCACCCCGCGGTGGCGCGCGCCCTGGTGACCCTGCACCGCCGCTACCGTGACGCCGCCGCACAGGCGGCCGCGCTCGGCACCCCGGACCAGAGCTCGGCGAACCCGGCGGCGATGCCGTCCGCCGAACCGCACGACGACGTGCGGGACTTCTTCTACGCCCACCACAACCACTTCGCACCGCTCGACGCGGCCGCCGAGGAGCTGGCCCGGGACATGGAGCTGCGGCCGGGGCAGATCGCCGGGCCGTTGGCCGTACGGCTTGCCGTGCGGCACGGCCTGACGGTGGTACAGGCGGCCGCGGGCCGTGCGGCCGATGCCCGTCGTCTGGACCGTGATTCCGGCCTGCTGTTCCTGTCGCCGTGGCTGAGTGACGGACAGCGGGCGTTCCAGCTCGCCACCCAGCTCGCGCTCTTCGAACACGCCTCCCTTCTCGATGATCTGACGGACAGGGCGGGCGAGTTGGGCTCGACCGAGGCATCGGCCCTGGCCCGCATCGGGCTCGCGAACTACTTCGCAGGCGCGCTGCTGATGCCGTACGCGGCGTTCCATCGGGCGGCGGAGGACAGCGGCTACGACATCGAACTGCTCGCGGCACGCTTCGGCGTCGGCTTCGAGACGGTCTGCCATCGGCTCAGCACACTGCAACGGCCGGGGCGGCTCGGCGTGCCGTTCTCCTTCCTGCGGGTCGACCGCGCCGGGAACATCTCCAAGCGGCAGTCGGCCACCGACTTCCACTTCTCGCGCCTTGGCGGCACCTGCCCGCTGTGGACGGTGTACGAGGCGTTCTCCGCCCCGGGCCGGGTCCTCACCCAGGTCGCCGAGATGCCGGACGGCAAGCGGCACTTCTGGATCGCCCGCACCGTCACGCGCGGCGGCCACGGGCATCACGCGCCGCGCGCCGAGTTCGCCGTCGCGCTCGGCTGCGAGCTGCGCCACGCCCATCGGCTGGTCCACGCGGCAGGAGTCGCACTCGACGACCCTCGGGCTGCCACGCCGATCGGGCTCGGCTGCCGGATCTGCGAACGCCGGGACTGCGCCCAGCGGGCCCGCCCACCGGCCGGCGGCCGGCTGGCGATCGACGCCGACCGGCGCACCCATGTGCCCTATCCGGTGGAGGGGCAGGAGGACTGAGTCCGGCTCCTGCCCCGCTTGTCCGCTTTCCGGCGCTCCGAGGGCTTCGCTGACGTGCTTCAGCCTCCGTAGCGCAGCGCGATCGTGTCACCGGCGTTGATCACCGTGCCGCGGCTCGCCGCTGCGGCCGGCGTGCCGTCGGGGCTCGACTGCCAGGTCGAACTGCCGTTGTTCGTCTTGCCGTTGACGGACGTAATGGTGCCGTCGCCGGTGCCGGGTGTCGTCTCGGTGACGCAGCCCGTGGGGGCCGCGGAGGTCTGCGCCGCGTCGAGGAGTGCGCCCAGTGTGGTGGTGGCCGAGGTGGGGGTGAAGGTGACGGCGCAGACCTTGAGTGCGGTGCCGTCGTCGACGGTCAGTGCGAGGCTGGTCGGGGCCGAGCGGTCGTGGTCTCCACGCATGACGTGGAGTCCGCCGCCAGGACCGCCGACCGGGTGGTGGTGATGGCCGAGGGCGAGACCGTCGCGGACGGGCCCCGCCGCCGACGTGGTCGTGTCCTCACCGGTCTTCGCGCCGCAGGTCGCCAAAATCCTGTCACCACTCCCCTACCTGACGGTGCGGCAGGCGGTGTGAGCCCTCCCCGACGCCCGGAAGGGCGACGCCGGCACATGAGCCTCTCCCCCCGACAACCCCGCACCACGGCAACCGCATCACACCGCGCGCCGGAGTGGTCATCACCCTGGCCGTTCCAGGGGGCGGATGCCCGCGTTGACGGCGGAGAGCACGCCGAGCATGGCCAGGGCCTGACACCGGCCGAGCGGTCACGAACTTCGTCTGCATCACCCTCGCGGGCCCCGCCGTACTGACCGTCTTCCGCCGCGCCGCACGCAAGGCCCGCTTCCAGGCCCCGATTCGGTTCGTCCGCCGGACCACAGCGGGCCACGACGAGCTGTCCGGCCGGTAACGGGAGAGCCGCTGCCGCTCCCCCTGGGACCATGGACGTCGCTTCGGTCTGAACGCATGAAGTAACGGGCCTGGCAGGGGGACGAGTTGGTGGATTCGCCCGATGGGTCGCGCGTCCTGGTGCGGGTTAGCTTCACCTGACGGACGGACCACGGGGTCCGTCCAGCGCTGCGCTGAGAGGACGGGCGGGCCTACACATGCGACCCACATCGGATGACAACAAGCGGGAGCCGGCCGGTGGAGTCGGCCTGATCGCGGCTGCCGCCGTGCTGTGGGGGACCGTCGCACCGGCACAGCTGCTGGCCGACACCTCGGTCGACCCCGTGACCCTGGGAGCCTGCCGGATGCTGCTGGGAGGCATGGCGCTGGGGCTGTTCACCGTGCGCGTCGCGGGTCTGCGGACCTTGTTGCTGCCCGGGGTGCGTGGCTGGATGCCGGTGAGCGTGGCGGTGACCGCGTCGTTCCAGGCCTGTTTCCTGGTCGCGGTCGACCGGTGCGGGGCGGCGCTGGCCACCGCGGCCGCCTTCGGCACCGTGCCTGTCGTGGCCGGGCTCTCGGCGCGGCGGCTCGGCGGGGACCGGCTCGGCCCCCGCTGGGCAAGCGCGACGGCCTGCGCGGTCGTGGGGCTCGCGCTGCTGCTGCTCCCCGGTGCGGGTGCCCGTGTCGATGCCGCGGGGGTGGCGCTCGGGTGCGTGGCGGGTGCGAGCTTCGGGGTGTACATCGCGCTCACGCGGCGGATCGCCGTGCTCGGTGCGGATCCCTCGGCGGCCGCCCCGGTGAGCGTGGTGTGTGCCGGTCTCCTCGTGTCGCCGTGGCTGGCCGTCCGGCCTGATGGCCTCGCGCGGCCGGAGAGCCTGCTGCTGGTCGGCTATCTGGGCCTGGCCACCACGGCCTTGGGGTACCTGCTGTTCACCAAGGGGGTGGCCCGCGTCAGCGGTGCGACGGCGGGCACTCTCAGTTTGATCGAACCGCTGGTGGCGGCGGGTCTGGGAGTCGTACTGCTGGGAGAGCGGCCCGGCCTGCTCGCGGCCGCCGGAGCGGCACTGCTGCTGGGCGGTCTGGTGGTGACCTCGATGCCGTCCCGGGGCCGGGGCGAGGCGGAGCGGCGAAAGGAGCCCCGGCTCCGGGACGACGGCGGCAGCTGCCACGCTGTTCAGGACCGGCCCGTGGTGACCGGGCGGCGATCCGAGGGCGGGTGAGCCCGGCGCCGCCCCCGGGCCCTGCCGGAGGGCGAGGACCGTCAGCGGTCCTGGTAGGAGGCCATCGCGTCGTTCACCCGGGCGGAGAAGAACAGGGGTCCGATCGCGTCGGCCCAGGCCATGCCCTCGCCCGTCAACCGCACCAGGTCCGACTGCTCGGTCCGCGTCCAGTCCCGCGCGGCGAGCAGCGCGAACTGCTCGGGGTAGTCCCCCTCGGGGGAACTGCCGAATTGGCGCCGGTAGGCGTCGCGGGACAGCCCGCCGGATTCGAGGAGGGTCTGCAGGACGTACATCCTGCGCCGCTCGTCGCCGTCCATCTCGAACACCCACTGGGCGCGGCGGAACTGCTCGGTGGGGGTGGCGATGTAGTCGTCGATGATCCGGCGTACCTCGGGCACCGCCACGGCGTAGTCGGTGGTGTAGTGCAGGTCGGTGGTGAACGAGCGGGCACCCACGCCCAGGCCGACCATTCCGGCCTGTTGGTTGTACTCGCTGATGCTGGTCTCGTCCGCGCCCTGCACGGCGGCGGTGCCGGGGCGCCTGAAGACCCGCATGGACGTCTGCTCGTATCCCGCCGCCAGCAAGTGGTCCCGGCCGAAGCGGTAGAGCCGCAGCCGCTGCTCGTCCCAGAGCGCGCCGTCCTTGTCGTGGCGCGCCATCAGACCGGTCAGCGGGCGGACGTACAGCGGATAGAGGTAGATCTCCTCCGGCTCCCAGGCCAGGGCCGCGTCCAGCGAATAGCGGAAGCTGTCCTCGGTCTGGCCGTCGATACCGTAGATCAGGTCGATGTTGAGGACCGGGAAGGCCGCCTCCTTGAGGAGCTTGAGGGCCCCTTCGACCTCCTCGCGCTTCTGCGGCCGGACCGCGGCGCGCGCCTCGGCGTCGATGAAGCTCTGCACTCCGATGCTCAGCCGGGTCGCGCCGCGCTCCTTTAGTACCGCGATCCGGTCGGCGGTCGCGGTGGCCGGGGAGGTCTCCACGGACCACGGCACAGCGGCGAGGTCCGCGCCCATCACGTCCTCGCAGATGGTGCACAAGCGGGTCAGTTCGGCGGCCGTCAGATACGTGGGTGTGCCGCCGCCGAACGCCGCGAGGGCGAAGCGGACCGGGTCCCCCTTGACCTCGAGCGCCTCACGCGTGACCCGGGCCTGGCGTTCCAGCGTGGCGAGGAACGCCCGGGTGACGTCCTCGGGCGCGCCCGTGCGGGTGAACAGGTTGCAGAACCCGCAGCGCATTTCGCAGAACGGAATGTGCACATACAGGGAGAGGGCGTCCAGCCGCTCGCGCGACCACAGGTCGCGCAGCAAAGGGCCGTCTTCCAGGAGACGGTAGGACTTCTGATGCGGATAGGCGTACACGTACTGCTTGTAGGGCGTCTCCGGCTCGGCCGAGCCGGACGGAACTAACGGAAGCGGGACAGTAGTCGCCATGAAGCGGAAGGTTCCTTTCGGTGCGAAATCATCGATCGCGCCCACCGGTAACCGTACGTACGCCGCTCCTGCGCAGCGACGGTGCGAACCTCCCAATATCGCG
The window above is part of the Streptomyces venezuelae genome. Proteins encoded here:
- the prpB gene encoding methylisocitrate lyase, with translation MLHTRTTPQERRRSFREQLASGRLLRMPGAINPLSARLIQDTGFDAVYLSGAVMAADLGLPDIGLTTNVEIAARAAQTTRVTDLPVLIDADTGFGEPMNAARTVQLLEDAGLAGLHLEDQVNPKRCGHLDGKTITPREEMAKRLRAAVDARRDPDFLLMARTDARSVEGLDAAIDRAKAYVDAGADAIFPEALADVSEYETFREAVDVPLLANLTEFGKTPLLDAPTLALLGYNIALYPVTLLRTAMGAVENGLRTIAAEGTQKALLPDMMTRSRLYELLGYDEYAAFDASVFDFRLPPGA
- a CDS encoding MmgE/PrpD family protein, with translation MIEHRVRVHPSSDPLPREGQLAWKLAAVATATDELDASSVAMAVNRVIDNASVAVASVTRRPVAVARAQASAHRATAPGASVFGSRVRVPPEWAAWANGTAVRELDHHDTYLAADYSHPGDNIPPLLAVAQHTGRTGADLLRGIVAAYEIHVALVKGICLHAHRIDHVAHLSAATAGGLGAMLRLPTGTVHQAIQQAVHTTTATRQSRKGEISSWKAFAPAFAGKAAIEAADRAMRGESSPSPIYEGEDGFLAWMLDGPGSDYTVLLPERDEPRRAILDTYTKEHSAEYQAQAIIDLARRLRDKAGPLDQVRSIVLHTSHHTHHVIGSGANDPQKYDPRASRETLDHSVPYIFAVALEDGTWHHERSYAPERARRPETVELWRKITTVEDPEWTRRYHDPDPQRRAFGGRAVITLADGTVIEDELGVADAHPAGARPFDRPAYQRKFRTLAEGIVTDADQNRFLSAAEHLTDLGAADLDGLFPAVDLEAVAAYDAQLPKGLF
- a CDS encoding short-chain fatty acyl-CoA regulator family protein translates to MPRRPAERKIYAHAKLRRLRREAGMNQVEMARSLGISTSYANQIEQSQRPLTASVLRRVADVFGVAPEYFSGADEDRLATDLRTALADEACGAQPPPVEEIAEAVRDHPAVARALVTLHRRYRDAAAQAAALGTPDQSSANPAAMPSAEPHDDVRDFFYAHHNHFAPLDAAAEELARDMELRPGQIAGPLAVRLAVRHGLTVVQAAAGRAADARRLDRDSGLLFLSPWLSDGQRAFQLATQLALFEHASLLDDLTDRAGELGSTEASALARIGLANYFAGALLMPYAAFHRAAEDSGYDIELLAARFGVGFETVCHRLSTLQRPGRLGVPFSFLRVDRAGNISKRQSATDFHFSRLGGTCPLWTVYEAFSAPGRVLTQVAEMPDGKRHFWIARTVTRGGHGHHAPRAEFAVALGCELRHAHRLVHAAGVALDDPRAATPIGLGCRICERRDCAQRARPPAGGRLAIDADRRTHVPYPVEGQED
- a CDS encoding DMT family transporter, which translates into the protein MRPTSDDNKREPAGGVGLIAAAAVLWGTVAPAQLLADTSVDPVTLGACRMLLGGMALGLFTVRVAGLRTLLLPGVRGWMPVSVAVTASFQACFLVAVDRCGAALATAAAFGTVPVVAGLSARRLGGDRLGPRWASATACAVVGLALLLLPGAGARVDAAGVALGCVAGASFGVYIALTRRIAVLGADPSAAAPVSVVCAGLLVSPWLAVRPDGLARPESLLLVGYLGLATTALGYLLFTKGVARVSGATAGTLSLIEPLVAAGLGVVLLGERPGLLAAAGAALLLGGLVVTSMPSRGRGEAERRKEPRLRDDGGSCHAVQDRPVVTGRRSEGG
- a CDS encoding STM4012 family radical SAM protein yields the protein MATTVPLPLVPSGSAEPETPYKQYVYAYPHQKSYRLLEDGPLLRDLWSRERLDALSLYVHIPFCEMRCGFCNLFTRTGAPEDVTRAFLATLERQARVTREALEVKGDPVRFALAAFGGGTPTYLTAAELTRLCTICEDVMGADLAAVPWSVETSPATATADRIAVLKERGATRLSIGVQSFIDAEARAAVRPQKREEVEGALKLLKEAAFPVLNIDLIYGIDGQTEDSFRYSLDAALAWEPEEIYLYPLYVRPLTGLMARHDKDGALWDEQRLRLYRFGRDHLLAAGYEQTSMRVFRRPGTAAVQGADETSISEYNQQAGMVGLGVGARSFTTDLHYTTDYAVAVPEVRRIIDDYIATPTEQFRRAQWVFEMDGDERRRMYVLQTLLESGGLSRDAYRRQFGSSPEGDYPEQFALLAARDWTRTEQSDLVRLTGEGMAWADAIGPLFFSARVNDAMASYQDR